TTTTTGCGTGTGCGCTTGTTGTCGGTTCGAAGTTTTAAAAATCTCATGTATGTAGCGTGAGCAAAAAAAAACGGAATTGAAAATTGCAATTTAGGGTGTGGGATGGGCTTCAACAGCGTCTGCAACTGTGTTGTTAATCACTAAAAATTTCGGAGAAAAAACTCGCGGAGCGTGTCCGAGCAACGCCTGACATTCTCGGACAGCGGAAAAATTTTTTAACGAAAAGTAAGGGGTAAACAATATTAATGCTGGATCTAGTATTGATGATGGCTCTGATGTACGAAAAAAACGACCGTATATTTCGGACAGACAATAGTAGTCATTAGACGGGGGCTGGGTGATGCCACACATATGCGTTAGCATCAATCAAAAACCGTTCCATCTTTAGCTGTATATATGTTTGGCTGTTCAACGTTATGCTTTATCAGGTGCGATAGTTCTGTGACAGATTAGTTAGGGCTGGGCATAGTCACACGGTATCGCCAATACCGCTGCAGGATCGGGCGTTACTCCTCTCCATTTCTCAGTTGGTTTGCGTGTGTCGGTATCGACATCAATCAGACCTAACAACTAAGCAATTGTTGCGCATCAAAATAGTGGTGATATTAGATCACCCATTGCGCCATACCTGTTTATTACTTCAATTAACAACACCATAAGAGAAGTTCGTCCCCGTCAAGACGACATTACGTTGTCACGTATTTATTTTATTTCCATTGTCTTGCTTACCAATGACCACCCATTTATTTAATGTCGCTGGCGTGGGTTTACCCGCTACGACGATAGAAAAAATACGATTACTATTTTTGTGATGGGTATCACGAGGGTGAGTTGATGTAACTGCAATTAAGCAGCATAATGAAGAGGTTATATTTTCATCATTTCATTTACTTAGTAACTGCGCCAACAGTTAACTAAGTTTCAACAACAATCCTTGTCTACCCGAAAGCAATTCCTCTTGCGTAAAAATGAACGCTCTACACTACATAGTTGATTATTACAGTACTGTTACAGCGGCTTATAGCGCGGTATGTTTCCGATGGTTATGTAATACGTGATTTGTTAGTTACAGTAGGAGTGATCATTAAAAAGGATCTAATGCACTATAACTTTATATTTTGAGATTAAATAACCTAACTCTTAGAACCTCAAATAGAAAATACCATTTACGTCTTAAACATATCTATCATTTGAAATGCTGCTTAATAAGCATAAAAATCAACATGGATTGATAGCGTATAAATATCTAAATATTGTCTTGCATAACTTACGTAACTTATTAAACTTATTTAAGTGACTTCATTTACGTAAGGAAAAGTGATGGGAAAGATTATTTTACTTGGAAGCCAAAAAGGTGGCTGCGGGAAATCAACATTAGCGGTTAATGTCGCGGGTTGGTTAGTACACCAAGGTCATAACGTTATTTTGGTTGATGCCGATCCACAAGGCTCTGCTGTTCGTTGGGCTCAAGATCGCCAAGAGAAAGAAAAACTAAAGCACATCCCTCACGTACAAGCGTCAGGTAATATTAACCAAACCTTAAAAGACCTATCTGTACATTATGATTATGTTGTTGCAGATACAGCTGGCCGTGATAGTCGTGAATTACGAACAGGGATGGTTATTGCCGATGTATTACTTTCACCATCTCGTCCATCTCAATATGATTTAGATACTTTACCTCACTTAACAGAAGTGTTTTTACAAGCCCAGGATATTAATCCAAAGCTAAAAGGCTATTTAGTCTTAAATATGTGTCCAACCAATCCCGTGATTAAAGAAGCTGATGATGCTAAGGAATATTTATCAGAGTTTCCTGAGTTTAAAGTTGCCACATCGCTTGTTTATGATCGTAAAGCATTCCGTGATTGTGTTGCTGAAGGAAAAACTGTCTTCGAATGGAAAGATGCTAAAGCTAAAGCTGAAATTAACGCTTTAATGGAGGAAGTTTTCCATGGTTAAAAAACGTGAACGTATAACAGATCAACAAAAAATTGATGCTTTTGCTCGTGGTGCTGAAATTAATGTCATTACTAAAGAAACGGCTGTTAAACGTGAAAAGAAGTTTAAGCGAGTTACTTTTTCTCTAACAGAATATGAAGATCAATTAATTGATGATTTGTCACTTACTGTTCGCTCGTTTCGTTGCAATCGTTCTCAAGTAGTAAAAGCAGCATTAGCTTTACTAGCTGAACAAGATGAAAAAACGCTTTGTTCTTACTTAGAAAAACAAAATGAAAATTGATTGTTTATTTATACAGTGAGTATGTGTGTTAACTCGAAGAGTTATCCACATATTCAGTGGATAGATCCAATAAATAGATCCTATATAGATCCAAAAAAGATCCCTGATCGCGCTAGCCCTTATATAGTAAGGGCTGTAGAGGAACAGGGTGTATTCTAATTGGGTAAAGGGTGTATTCTAATTGGGTAAAGGGTGTATTCTAATTGGGTAAAGTGGTGTATTCTAATTGGGTTGGCTTTTTCTATTAATGTGGACAATATGGCTCAGGATAAGAACCTACTACCGCTCACGGAAGTTACTACCTCGAATAAGATACAATTAATTACTAGTGTATCGACTAGTGTGCAACCTAATGTATTACTTCGTACTGGTGTTTTTACGCCGGTTGGCCGTAAAGTGAATATTAATAGCGGCACGATGATGGATTTAACGACTGATCTCGTAAATCTAGAGTTATGTCAAAAAGAAGGTTATGACTCGGTTACCGTTCGTGGTACACGCTTGAATGTGGAAACAGATTTTAAAGTCTGGTGTGGAATTGTCTTAGTTTTTAGCAAATTAGGATTATCATCAAATACAGTTCATTTGAAATTTAGTGAATTTGCTAAGTATTGTGGCTATCCAAGCCGTCGGTTTGATAAAAATTTACGTCGTCAAATTGGTGAGTCGTTAGAGCGTATTCAAAGTCAAAGTTTAACCTTTCGTCGTAAAGGTGCAGATAAAGCAGTGCATACGGGTATGTTGCTTAAAGCCAGTTATGATGGCGATGAAGATCGTGTAGAACTTATGGCTGATGAATCGCTATGGGATTTATATCGTCTTGATTATCAGGTACTTGTTAGTATGAAAGTACTTTCTAAATTACCTCGTGCTGAAGTTGCACAGTGTTTATATTTGTATTTATTGGCCTTGCCTGAAAATCCTATCCCAGTGTCTTTTACACGTATACGTGAGCGTT
This region of Photobacterium toruni genomic DNA includes:
- a CDS encoding AAA family ATPase; this encodes MGKIILLGSQKGGCGKSTLAVNVAGWLVHQGHNVILVDADPQGSAVRWAQDRQEKEKLKHIPHVQASGNINQTLKDLSVHYDYVVADTAGRDSRELRTGMVIADVLLSPSRPSQYDLDTLPHLTEVFLQAQDINPKLKGYLVLNMCPTNPVIKEADDAKEYLSEFPEFKVATSLVYDRKAFRDCVAEGKTVFEWKDAKAKAEINALMEEVFHG
- a CDS encoding RepB family plasmid replication initiator protein, with protein sequence MAQDKNLLPLTEVTTSNKIQLITSVSTSVQPNVLLRTGVFTPVGRKVNINSGTMMDLTTDLVNLELCQKEGYDSVTVRGTRLNVETDFKVWCGIVLVFSKLGLSSNTVHLKFSEFAKYCGYPSRRFDKNLRRQIGESLERIQSQSLTFRRKGADKAVHTGMLLKASYDGDEDRVELMADESLWDLYRLDYQVLVSMKVLSKLPRAEVAQCLYLYLLALPENPIPVSFTRIRERLRLETCTKEANRKIKTGLKKLESIGFLSGSFMTKNGEQYYCIDKRFKKLCNASDASPLMND